A genome region from Crossiella equi includes the following:
- a CDS encoding helix-turn-helix transcriptional regulator, with protein sequence MANRHLHAREFGTFLRARRSRLRPQDVGLEAGGRRKVSGLRREEIALLAGLSTDYYQRMEQGREVRPSDDLLDALATALKLDDEERRYLFALADAVRRGAPDSHDDEEAVPDSTRHLLLAMNTPGFVLSRHLDVLAWNPFAEALLGHPAGTQPAQRNLLVALFMNPDVRARCTHWESIAAQYIGMLRATVAADPSHPRGTAIVGELSIRSADFRRLWDKYDVHAPVHGTKVFNRPEIGEITLDWATYPLPGSPGPVLMVYTAEPGTVDAERLQLLGALHANCP encoded by the coding sequence ATGGCCAACAGACACCTGCATGCCCGCGAGTTCGGCACTTTTCTCCGTGCCCGACGGAGCCGGCTGCGCCCGCAGGACGTCGGGCTCGAGGCCGGTGGCAGGCGCAAGGTGTCCGGCCTGCGCCGCGAGGAAATCGCGCTGCTGGCCGGCTTGAGCACCGACTACTACCAGCGCATGGAACAGGGCAGGGAGGTGCGGCCGTCGGACGATCTTCTGGACGCGCTCGCCACTGCGCTGAAACTCGACGACGAGGAGCGCCGGTACCTCTTCGCCCTCGCCGACGCGGTACGGCGAGGCGCGCCCGACTCCCACGACGACGAGGAAGCGGTTCCCGACAGCACCAGGCACTTGCTGCTCGCCATGAACACGCCGGGATTCGTCCTGAGCCGGCATCTCGACGTGCTGGCCTGGAACCCGTTTGCCGAGGCGCTGCTCGGCCACCCGGCGGGTACCCAGCCCGCACAGCGCAACCTGCTCGTGGCGCTGTTCATGAACCCGGACGTACGGGCACGTTGCACCCACTGGGAGAGCATTGCGGCGCAGTACATTGGGATGCTCAGGGCAACAGTGGCCGCGGACCCGTCACACCCGCGTGGCACGGCGATCGTCGGCGAGCTGAGCATCCGCAGCGCGGACTTCAGGCGGCTCTGGGACAAGTACGACGTCCACGCGCCGGTGCACGGGACCAAGGTGTTCAACCGCCCGGAGATCGGCGAGATCACTCTCGACTGGGCCACCTACCCGCTTCCCGGAAGTCCGGGCCCCGTGCTGATGGTCTACACCGCGGAACCCGGCACCGTTGACGCCGAACGCCTGCAGCTTCTCGGCGCGCTGCACGCGAACTGCCCGTAG
- a CDS encoding oxidoreductase, translating to MSDWNTGQIPDQNGRVAIVTGANSGLGLSTATELARREAKVVLAVRDLTAGARAVTEIRKSAPGAELELRRLDLASLNSVKEFAGELTADHSAIDLLVNNAGVVLLGQRRATVDGFELHFGTNVLGHFALTGLLLDALGRAKAARVVSLSSLSHKNAVLDFDDLMSERDFDARRAYGRSKLGNTVFGLELDRRLRARDSPITSVIAHPGITSTNLTPRAWEDRGFIGHVLAQAYLLRTQPVERGVLPQLYAATAPGVRGGQFFGPSGKGEQRGHVAEVRPSTEAADPTAGTRLWAAAQALTGVTYL from the coding sequence ATGAGTGACTGGAACACCGGTCAGATTCCCGACCAGAACGGTCGGGTCGCCATCGTGACAGGCGCAAACTCCGGTCTTGGCCTGAGCACCGCGACCGAGCTCGCCCGGCGCGAAGCGAAGGTCGTGCTCGCCGTGCGAGACCTGACCGCAGGCGCACGGGCAGTCACCGAAATCAGGAAATCCGCACCCGGAGCAGAACTCGAACTGCGTCGGCTCGATCTCGCTTCGCTCAATTCAGTGAAAGAGTTCGCGGGAGAGCTGACCGCTGATCACTCGGCTATCGATCTACTGGTCAACAACGCCGGAGTCGTCCTGCTCGGGCAGCGCCGCGCGACCGTTGACGGGTTCGAGCTCCACTTCGGCACCAATGTGCTGGGCCACTTCGCCCTTACCGGCCTGCTGCTCGACGCCCTGGGCCGAGCCAAAGCCGCCAGGGTCGTCAGCCTCAGCTCCCTGTCCCACAAGAACGCCGTCCTCGACTTCGACGACCTGATGTCGGAGCGGGACTTCGACGCCCGCCGCGCCTACGGCCGCTCGAAGCTCGGCAACACCGTCTTCGGACTGGAACTGGATCGGCGTCTGCGCGCCCGGGACTCACCCATCACCAGTGTGATCGCCCATCCGGGTATCACCAGCACCAACCTGACCCCGAGGGCCTGGGAGGACCGCGGCTTCATCGGCCATGTCCTCGCCCAGGCCTACTTGCTGCGGACGCAACCGGTCGAGCGCGGAGTCCTTCCCCAGCTCTACGCGGCCACCGCGCCCGGCGTGCGCGGCGGCCAGTTCTTCGGCCCTTCCGGCAAGGGCGAGCAGCGAGGACACGTCGCCGAGGTCCGTCCCAGCACAGAAGCCGCAGATCCCACCGCCGGTACGCGACTGTGGGCCGCGGCCCAGGCCCTGACCGGTGTCACCTACCTCTGA
- a CDS encoding integrase core domain-containing protein encodes MPRLARENPRWGHRRIQGELARLGHQIAYSTVWQILQDAVIDPAPRRKGPTWREYLTAQAQGIIAADFLHLDTVLGARLYALAFLEHGTRRLRITGVTAHPTQEWTTQQARNLTTDLGHRMAPLRFLLRDRDGKYSQMFDVVFHADDLRISKSAPQAPRMNAHCERAIGTLRRELLDHILITGESHARHVLKTYEDHHNRHRPHQARDQLPPEAQQHPTAAHDPGTLRVLRTRILGGLVNEYRHAA; translated from the coding sequence GTGCCGCGGCTCGCCAGGGAGAACCCTCGGTGGGGTCATCGGCGGATCCAGGGCGAACTTGCCCGTCTCGGACACCAGATCGCCTACTCGACGGTCTGGCAGATTCTGCAGGACGCGGTCATCGACCCGGCACCACGCCGTAAGGGCCCGACCTGGCGGGAGTACCTCACCGCCCAAGCCCAGGGCATCATCGCGGCGGACTTCCTCCACCTCGACACCGTGCTCGGCGCACGGCTCTACGCGCTGGCGTTCCTCGAACACGGCACCCGGCGCCTGCGCATCACCGGCGTCACCGCCCACCCAACCCAGGAATGGACGACACAGCAGGCCAGAAACCTCACCACCGACCTCGGACACCGGATGGCGCCCCTGCGTTTCCTGCTCCGCGACCGCGACGGCAAGTACAGCCAGATGTTCGACGTCGTCTTCCACGCCGACGACCTACGCATCAGCAAGAGTGCACCACAGGCACCCCGGATGAACGCCCACTGCGAGCGGGCCATCGGCACCCTCCGACGCGAACTCCTCGACCACATCCTCATCACCGGCGAGAGCCACGCACGTCATGTCCTCAAGACCTACGAAGACCATCACAACCGACACCGACCCCACCAAGCCCGCGACCAACTACCACCCGAAGCCCAGCAACACCCCACCGCGGCACACGACCCCGGCACCCTCAGAGTGCTCCGCACCCGCATCCTCGGCGGCCTTGTCAATGAGTACAGACATGCCGCTTGA